The genomic segment cagcagttagcggtcatGCTGCCCTCAGGGTTCGTACGAGTGCTTGAaagccttgaaagtgcttgaatttcaatgttgtgttttcatggtctgaaaagtgcttggattttagtttaagtacttgaaagtgcttgacattataactctggtTTTTGGCAAAATTGGGaacagactggatagtttgcttattacaaggagaaataaaatctgtgtgtgtgtgtgtgtgtgtgtgtcatcacacaCGCAGTCCGGTAGccatagagaaggatggctgaggagtaAGTTTggtgaatttgatgcagatggactgatgacacgctcaatattaataaactttgataaaaaagaaaattactggGTGCTCTCTGTTCTCTCGTTGTCttggtgcaagtgtacctgaagaacgccaagtagCTTCccttggataaaactttgtgttctcctttaatttgtaaagtttttgctattatgaaacacaattttagatgtttacagcataatacaatgtacataattgtgataaaaaatcatgagtatatattcctgtagtcatgtattttaccccggcgataaggtgctggacatttttgaaaaagggcccttaaaagtgcttgaatttgaccttgaaaaatgtgtacaaacccTGTGCCCTTTTGAagctacctttgaattctggcAGTTTCTCACAGATTTCAcctttaaacacttttttcctTCAGACACGTTTGTTTCAGACAAACACTTACAGCAGAACAAAGAGATGAAGTTACTCGTGCACGTTCTCCATCAGCTGGTTGGAGGATCTGAACTCACTACAGTaaaatgatgatgtcactctgaCTGAATAATTCACCCTCCTCTCCCAGCTGGGCGGCTCCTTCCTGCTGGGTGTGGGCATCTGGGTGCTGCTGGACCCGACGGGCTTCAGGGAGATCGTGGCGGCGAACCCCCTCCTGTTCACCGGGGTCTACGTCATCCTGGCCATGGGCGGCATGCTGTTCCTGCTGGGCTTCCTGGGCTGCTGCGGCGCCATCAGGGAGAACAAATGCCTCCTGCTCTTTGTGAGTCACTGCTGATGAGAGGCATTCACTGCTTTAAGGTTAAAACAGAGAAGTTCTAACATCGTGAAATGTTTGGGTGCTGCTGACGTTTGTTGTGCTTCAGTATTGATCGACTCATCAGCTccacagagagcgagagcgcGATGAGTCTGTAGTGAAGCCGCGCACGTCAATGTGTGTTAATTATgcatttgtttatgtgtttgatCTCTCTCAGCTCACGGCTCATGTGTCGAGACTCCAAACTGAAATAATAATCAAAGCATTTTAAGAAAAAGCACAGAGcaagaagacaaacaaacacacatatcaTATATTTATTATAGAAACGATCTGCTAGAAAAGATCAGTGACAGCGTGGACTGTGAAACACTGTTACACTCTTCTGCTGCATCACATTCATCCTGTTTAATTGAATTAAACGTGTTAATTAAGAGGTCAAAAGTGGTGAAACTGTAACAAGAATGAAGCGAGGTGGAGTTTGTGTTCGTCCTCCGTTACATCCCTGTTGTAAGTTACATAAGAGCAGAGTCCAGTGAGACAACAGTGCCCTCTACAGGACGAGGATGTAACAACGCACATCTGCACAACCACTATAAGATTATTACTGTCAGTTACAGGCAGGATAATActatatgttgtgttttatatcGTGTGAAGTGTGTCTGGGTTGTGTTGAAGCATTTGTTCAGACTGTTTCTTCTCTTCTGGTTGTTCTTCAGTTCTTCATGctcatcctcttcatcttcctggCTGAACTGGCTGCTGCCATCCTGGCGTTCCTCTTCAGGGAACACGTGAGTCTGGATTCTCCAAACTGTGTTTATCATTATCACCTGGTCAGAAGGTGACGTCCTGACCCGAGGTGTTTTCTGTGTCTCGGTCCAGTTAACCAGAGAGTATTTCAGCCGGGAGCTCAAGCGTCACTACCAAGGTCACAACAACACCGACGTCTTTACATCCACCTGGAACGCCATCATGACCACGGTGAGCCACTGATTTTACAATCACCGCTCCATCAGCGTCCCAGTCCTTCATGCTGCTCTTCCTCCCGTCGTGTTTCTGTGTACAGTTCGACTGCTGTGGCGTCAGCGGCCCCGAGGACTTCGAGGAGAGTCTCTTCAGGCTCCTCAGCCCCAGTAAGATGGTCCCTGAGGCCTGTTGCCAGAGGAACAGTTACCTTGGAGCTGGCAGCGTGGAGCAGTGTGTGAGCGGCAGCGTGGCCTTCAGACACAACAAGGTCGTTACAGGAAACACGTTCCTCTCACTAACTCACCCACACGGGtttaaaaacatacacacagtttCTACTAAAAGTCCTGGACGTGTTTTGTTGTTATCACTGATGTGTTCGTGTATGAGCAGCATTTTAATTTAACTTCTGACACAAACTGACCTCGAGAAAAACAGCGTGagcaaaatgtttttgagcTTTCATGTCTCTGAATCTGTGTACTAACTGTATATCATTTAGATATATGATAAATGAAATCTATTAAGTCAGTGTTTCTCAGGCAGTGGGAGGAATGATTCAGTTAGTTATTTGTTGTATTAATGATTTTAATTAAAGACACATCTTCTGTGTAACTTCTCTGAAACCTTACATCGCTTCTTAACTGATTTAAATATTATTTCCATCCTGTTTTCTATCATATTTTCATGCACATTTGAATTCAAACTAcctaaaatattatataagaaATGGACACACTGGCTTCTCTGCTGCAGTCGACCATCAACCATTTCTCACTCTTGTGTCTTCGTCCTGCAGGGCTGTTACTCCGCGATGGTCAACTACTTCGAGACGTACATTTACACAGCAGGAGCTCTCGCCATCGTCGTGCTGACAATCGAAGTACGTACTCTGATTTCTCACTGTATTTAAATGATGAATCATTTACTGCTCGTTGtttgttcatattttaatgACAGTGATGAAGATTTTTGCATGACTAAAATGAGTTTTCTGACATTAAATAAACAGTACGTCTAAAATATCTTCTAATGACGTCTGTGTGTCACCTGATGGGTTAGATTTGAGTTTTTAAGTTGAGATAAAGTTTTACTGAAACGTTCACGTCACCTGAGCACCAAATCAGTCCGCCGCTGAAAATAATCCCAACAAATATTTCCTCCGGTTTGTTTCATATAAACGACAGTGAGCAGCTGTTTGAGAAAATTGTCGAACCGTTTAAtatttatgatgtttttaaagatttaagtCGTCCTGGTTTTGATCTTTTTGCGTTTTTTGACATTAAGAAAAAGTTTGATCCGACCTGACGAaactacttcctgtctgtctgtttaaaactgtctctctcttctcgtTGTCTCGCTGTGTCTCGttgtctctgcagctcttcGCGATGGTGTTCgccatgtgtttattcagaGGAATCCAGTAACCGATGCGTCCACACGCGTCCTCAGCAGCCTTCAGAGGCTCCAGCAGAaggaaaactgtaaaatatgaaatgtatttgtacaGTGATAGTTTTTATGTGTCTCATCGGTCTTGTGACATCATTTCGTACTTCACAGCAGCAGCGAGGcgtttgaggtactttactttgGGCAcaatagacacacacaggaagtgacctGTGACCTGAGGAGGAGCTCTGCTAAAGGATCAGCAGCGACGCTCAGAGGTCCAACAAGCTGAACCCTGACAGAAGTCCACTTAGTCCAGGACCGGTCTGTGATCAGGAAACCAACACGTGATTTAAAGCCCGATTTAATCATGATGACTGAGTCCAAACAGTTCAGGTACAATCAGCACACACAGTATTAGGATACAAGAACGTCTGTTTGGTAAACGTGAAGAAGATCACAACACGTTCGGCCTCATGCAACATTTttatgttctcaccacaaagtCACGTTTGCGTACAAACTGCTTATACTT from the Sparus aurata chromosome 4, fSpaAur1.1, whole genome shotgun sequence genome contains:
- the LOC115580864 gene encoding tetraspanin-18-like isoform X2; translation: MEGDCLSCMKYLMFIFNFFIFLGGSFLLGVGIWVLLDPTGFREIVAANPLLFTGVYVILAMGGMLFLLGFLGCCGAIRENKCLLLFFFMLILFIFLAELAAAILAFLFREHLTREYFSRELKRHYQGHNNTDVFTSTWNAIMTTFDCCGVSGPEDFEESLFRLLSPSKMVPEACCQRNSYLGAGSVEQCVSGSVAFRHNKGCYSAMVNYFETYIYTAGALAIVVLTIELFAMVFAMCLFRGIQ
- the LOC115580864 gene encoding tetraspanin-18-like isoform X1, which codes for MGQGEVSARGSAMEGDCLSCMKYLMFIFNFFIFLGGSFLLGVGIWVLLDPTGFREIVAANPLLFTGVYVILAMGGMLFLLGFLGCCGAIRENKCLLLFFFMLILFIFLAELAAAILAFLFREHLTREYFSRELKRHYQGHNNTDVFTSTWNAIMTTFDCCGVSGPEDFEESLFRLLSPSKMVPEACCQRNSYLGAGSVEQCVSGSVAFRHNKGCYSAMVNYFETYIYTAGALAIVVLTIELFAMVFAMCLFRGIQ